The Vibrio tubiashii ATCC 19109 sequence TTGCATGCAAAATCACATTGTTTTTTATTGACATTATGTGGCAATCCTTTAAAATTTAGAGTGTTAACTAATCGGCGTAAACGCCAATCTCAAAGGAGAATTAACCATGGGTATCATTATTTCTATCGCCAACCAAAAGGGCGGTGTTGGTAAAACCTCAGTCTGCGTTAACCTTGGCAAGACAATGTCCATACAGGGCAAGCGTTGCTTGTTTTTGGATTTTGACCCACAGAATAACCTCGGTGATACACTCGCTCCCGAGCTCGCATCAATGGAAGGCTTTGCGAATGGCGAACATCCAAGCAACGTTTTCTATATGTTCAGTGGCATTGTTGAGGCTCAGCCATATGTCGTGAATGAATTTATTCATGTCATGGGCAGCTCCAAAAAACTGGCTAGTGTTACTCAGGACAACATGTTTGATTTTGCGGATAGTTTAGACAAAATCAAAGATAACTATGATTACATCTTTATCGATTGCCCTCCTAGCGTTGGTGCGCTTCAGCACACCGCCTTAGCGGTATCAGAGCGCGTTCTTATTGTGACTCAAGCGGAAGGTCAGTCAATTAAAGGCGTAGACAAGCTGATGAACACACAAAGCCAAATCAAGAAGCGCTTAAATCCAGAGCTTGAGGTCATTGGGATTGTCATTAACTTATCGGTGCGACCTTCTCCAAAAAACCAAGCTGAAAAAGAAGCGGAACTTCGCAAGGACTACCCATCTTTGGTGTTTAGCAACAATCTCTATAAGACCGTTCGCGTCTCAGAAGCGCTTGAAACGGGGTTAGCT is a genomic window containing:
- a CDS encoding ParA family protein is translated as MGIIISIANQKGGVGKTSVCVNLGKTMSIQGKRCLFLDFDPQNNLGDTLAPELASMEGFANGEHPSNVFYMFSGIVEAQPYVVNEFIHVMGSSKKLASVTQDNMFDFADSLDKIKDNYDYIFIDCPPSVGALQHTALAVSERVLIVTQAEGQSIKGVDKLMNTQSQIKKRLNPELEVIGIVINLSVRPSPKNQAEKEAELRKDYPSLVFSNNLYKTVRVSEALETGLALTEYSPKHAEDFGFNAFADEFQTRLEAK